A section of the Mesorhizobium loti genome encodes:
- a CDS encoding ATP-binding protein — protein sequence MSVPTQMLRNDKSFAAATLAGKGGAVANPDAANRKNLLLLIQLRWLAVAGQVLTILVTEYWFDIPLPLLEMAGVVLFLVGLNIFSLLALRGQRPISNAQLFVALIFDMAALTTQLYLSGGASNPFVSLYLLQITLGAALLTPWSTWSLVAAASACFVFLTFQFQPIAIPHHGGSDLLVLHIRGMFICFVLAAGLIVIFMTRINRNLRERDAYLADLRQRSAEEDHIVRMGLLASGAAHELGTPLSTISVILSDWRQMRSVTRNRELAADMAEMKAQIERCKSIVSGILMSSGQARGEGTIRTSIRHFLDDLVEEWRVSRQPLNLRYSNDFEPDEQIVSDTALKQVISNVFDNAQEASQDWVDVTAERQGEKLVISVRDRGPGFDQGILAALGQPYMSSKGRPGGGLGLFLVVNVVRKLGGDFSARNMERGACVTLSLPLAALTDGDDHAA from the coding sequence ATGAGCGTCCCGACCCAAATGCTCCGCAACGACAAATCCTTCGCGGCGGCAACCCTTGCCGGCAAGGGCGGCGCGGTCGCCAATCCCGACGCGGCGAACAGGAAGAACCTGCTCCTGCTCATCCAGCTGCGCTGGCTGGCGGTGGCGGGTCAGGTCCTCACCATTCTGGTGACGGAATACTGGTTCGATATCCCGCTTCCGTTGCTGGAGATGGCGGGCGTGGTGCTTTTCCTCGTCGGGCTGAACATCTTCAGCCTGCTCGCCTTGCGCGGTCAGCGTCCGATCAGCAACGCGCAACTGTTCGTCGCGCTCATTTTCGACATGGCGGCGCTGACGACCCAGCTTTACCTCAGCGGCGGCGCCTCGAACCCGTTCGTGTCGCTCTATCTGCTGCAGATCACGCTTGGCGCCGCGCTGCTGACACCCTGGTCCACCTGGAGCCTGGTGGCCGCCGCTTCCGCCTGCTTCGTCTTCCTCACCTTCCAGTTCCAGCCTATCGCGATCCCGCATCACGGCGGCAGCGACCTGCTGGTTCTGCATATCAGGGGTATGTTCATCTGCTTCGTGCTGGCTGCTGGCTTGATCGTGATCTTCATGACGCGCATCAATCGCAATCTGCGCGAACGTGATGCCTATCTCGCGGATCTGCGCCAGCGATCGGCCGAGGAGGACCACATTGTGCGCATGGGCCTGCTGGCGTCGGGCGCCGCGCATGAGCTGGGCACGCCGCTGTCCACCATCTCCGTCATCCTCTCCGACTGGCGCCAGATGCGCAGCGTCACGCGCAACCGCGAACTCGCGGCGGACATGGCCGAAATGAAGGCGCAGATCGAGCGCTGCAAAAGCATCGTCTCGGGCATCCTGATGTCTTCGGGGCAGGCACGGGGCGAAGGCACGATCCGCACCAGCATCCGCCATTTCCTTGACGATCTTGTCGAGGAATGGCGTGTCAGCCGCCAGCCGCTCAATCTGCGCTACAGCAACGATTTCGAACCCGACGAGCAGATCGTTTCCGACACGGCGCTGAAGCAGGTCATCTCCAACGTCTTCGACAACGCCCAGGAAGCATCGCAGGATTGGGTCGACGTCACCGCCGAGCGGCAGGGCGAGAAACTGGTGATTTCCGTACGTGATCGTGGGCCGGGTTTTGACCAGGGTATTCTGGCCGCGCTCGGCCAGCCCTATATGTCGAGCAAGGGACGGCCGGGCGGCGGCCTTGGTCTTTT